In the genome of Arabidopsis thaliana chromosome 4, partial sequence, the window GGTGATTTGCTTTACCGTTGCAGATATCGATTCAGCATCACTATTACTATCACTGCTATAATCAACAATAATCCCTGACAAAGCCTTCTTTGGCCTGTGATCGTTGCGGTTCTCGGTCATAGATAAGGTTGGTCTGGATATGAAATCTTCATTGGCAAACAAATATTCAACCTGCTCTCGGTTAACATGCCTCAATCCACCGAGAAACTCATCATCATTCGGGGTTAAGTGAGGAGCTTGTGGATGCACAGTAGGATTGTTATTGTCACTGAATAACATGTCTGGATCCAGTACATCCCACAAAGAGAAATCTTCTTGTTCATTCTTTGGAGTCCCCAAATCATCCACAGACATACCAAAGAAATTTTCTTGACCTGGCTTCTCAAactgaaaatgtaaaagagaGTTTTGAGTAAACGAATCAAGTACATGAGATtatcaaataaagaaactgGAGTCACCTCAAGCGCTGTGGGACTCGTAGCTCTGACAGTATTCGAATCAGAGACCAAAGATTGACTCGGCTCACTCGAGTTGTTACCACCAGATGGGACGTCTCCATCTTCACCCTTATACATCACTTGGCAGATAACATAGTTCCTCTGAACAAATTCCAAAagtacacacacacataagtTCTTtgccaacaaaacaaaaaatcaaacacacatAACTCAAACAATCACAAGCTTTGGCAGAAGTAAGAACACTAGGTTACAACTTCTATACATAGCGCTTAAAACTCTGTGACAACACAGAACGTACTAATGATAGCAACCAACACAGGGGAGATTACAGTAATATATTCAACACAGGGAAGCAAATACACTAGCCTTCTAGGCCACAACTTCTATATATAACACTTCAAACTCTGATACACAGAACCTAAACTTGATGTACTAAGCATCATAGGGAAAAGATAAGTCAAACCCAAATCTATTCTTACAAGAACATGACTTTAACCTCAAATTGGGATAAAGATAGCAACCAACACAGGGACAGATGAATCAAACCCAAATCCAATTCAAGAAGATCAACTAACAGAAACATAACGCTAAGTCAAACTAACACAGAAGCTCAAATTCAAGAAACTCTGAGTTTATTATACCTGATCTTGAGGCAAACAAGTGATGTGATACTCATGCATAACCCAAGGAGTCCAAACACCTTTAGGAACTCTACCTTCATAATACACAAGCGTCTTCTTTATCCCAATCTCGCCGCGATTACCTCtcttatctttgattttcctATCAACACCAGTAGCTTTCCAATACCCTGAACTTGTAGTCCTCTTCGttaccttcttcttcgc includes:
- the NAC069 gene encoding NAC domain containing protein 69 (NAC domain containing protein 69 (NAC069); BEST Arabidopsis thaliana protein match is: NAC with transmembrane motif1 (TAIR:AT4G01540.1); Has 58 Blast hits to 56 proteins in 4 species: Archae - 0; Bacteria - 0; Metazoa - 0; Fungi - 2; Plants - 56; Viruses - 0; Other Eukaryotes - 0 (source: NCBI BLink).); its protein translation is MHEYHITCLPQDQRNYVICQVMYKGEDGDVPSGGNNSSEPSQSLVSDSNTVRATSPTALEFEKPGQENFFGMSVDDLGTPKNEQEDFSLWDVLDPDMLFSDNNNPTVHPQAPHLTPNDDEFLGGLRHVNREQVEYLFANEDFISRPTLSMTENRNDHRPKKALSGIIVDYSSDSNSDAESISATSYQGTSSPGDDSVGSSNRQFLQTGGDEILSSCNDLQTYGEPSISSSTRQSQLTRSIIRPKQEVKQDTSRAVDSDTSIDKESSMVKTEKKSWFITEEAMERNRNNPRYIYLMRMIIGFILLLALISNIISVLQNLNPAMKFDRER
- the NAC069 gene encoding NAC domain containing protein 69 (NAC domain containing protein 69 (NAC069); FUNCTIONS IN: sequence-specific DNA binding transcription factor activity; INVOLVED IN: multicellular organismal development, regulation of transcription; LOCATED IN: cellular_component unknown; EXPRESSED IN: 23 plant structures; EXPRESSED DURING: 13 growth stages; CONTAINS InterPro DOMAIN/s: No apical meristem (NAM) protein (InterPro:IPR003441); BEST Arabidopsis thaliana protein match is: NAC with transmembrane motif1 (TAIR:AT4G01540.1); Has 2746 Blast hits to 2733 proteins in 77 species: Archae - 0; Bacteria - 0; Metazoa - 0; Fungi - 2; Plants - 2744; Viruses - 0; Other Eukaryotes - 0 (source: NCBI BLink).), whose translation is MVKDLVGYRFYPTGEELINHYLKNKILGKTWLVDEAISEINICSYDPIYLPSLSKIKSDDPVWYFFCPKEYTSAKKKVTKRTTSSGYWKATGVDRKIKDKRGNRGEIGIKKTLVYYEGRVPKGVWTPWVMHEYHITCLPQDQRNYVICQVMYKGEDGDVPSGGNNSSEPSQSLVSDSNTVRATSPTALEFEKPGQENFFGMSVDDLGTPKNEQEDFSLWDVLDPDMLFSDNNNPTVHPQAPHLTPNDDEFLGGLRHVNREQVEYLFANEDFISRPTLSMTENRNDHRPKKALSGIIVDYSSDSNSDAESISATSYQGTSSPGDDSVGSSNRQFLQTGGDEILSSCNDLQTYGEPSISSSTRQSQLTRSIIRPKQEVKQDTSRAVDSDTSIDKESSMVKTEKKSWFITEEAMERNRNNPRYIYLMRMIIGFILLLALISNIISVLQNLNPAMKFDRER